The Tolypothrix sp. PCC 7712 region ATTCTCTTTATACCCCTGACTTAGCAACCTACGGCGCTGACGACCAATTCGATCATAAAGCGGCTGAAGGCTTTATTTACGTTTGGGGCTTACCAACCCGGATTTGGGCACAGCAAAACAAGTAAATATTAAAGTAAAAGCAATACTACAAGGGATAGCGTTTTCAACTCAAAATTAGTTAAGGGTAAAAGGTTAAGGGTTAAAGGTTTTTTTCCCTTTTCCCATTCCCCTTTTTCCCCTTAACCGACAACTATTGAAAGCAAAAAGGCAAAAGCTCAAATAAATGAGAACTTTTGCCTTTTTACTTTTCACTTTTTACTTAAACTATTCTCCTGCTGCGCGCTTGACTTGGCGAGATTCTAACCACAGGGGTATAACAATCAAGGCTACTAAAATTAGTAAGGCCGCGATCGCAAAATGGCTTACCCAAGAAACTAATTGTTCTAGAGAAACCACTTTTCCTGCGAAGAAAGCTAATGTCACCATCACACCAGCCCACGCACTAGCCCCTGCTAAGTTATATACAAAGAATTTTCCGAAAGACATATCAGCTATCCCGGCTAGTGGAGCTGCAAAAATTCTTAGTAATGCAAAAAAGCGGCCAAAAAACACAGCTTTACCTGCATTTTCACTAAATTGCGCTTTAATATTTAGCAGTTTTTCTTCAGATATGCGGAATATCTTACCCATTTGAAGTAAGAAACTCCAACCTCCGAGCCTACCAATCCAATAGCCACAAGTGCCCCCCAGCACAGCACCGGCAACGGCGTTCCCAAGCACAAACCAGTAATTAAGTTCATTACTGCCAGCTAAAAACCCACCTACAAGAGTTAAGGTTTCGCCAGGAAGGGGAATGCCCAAATTTTCTAGCAAAATTCCCAAAAATATTGCCCAATAACCATAATGGTGGGCGAATTCCTGGATGTTTTCTAGTGAAATCAACTCAAGAGACATTCCGCACCGCCGTCTTTACAATTTTTTACTTGTATTATAATCTTGGCTCCTTTCTGGCTGGCCTGTCAATCAAGCCACTTATAGGGTTTTATAGTTTCTAGTCTATCTTAACTATTAACTAAAGGTGCTTGACTATTGGTAATTAATAGGTTATTAGCATAACCGTATAGTTACTGATGGTCAGTATAATCTTTTTATAAAAAATTTATTAAAGGGCTAGCAAATATAAAAATCTTGTAAAAGATATTTAGGATACTGCCATTCTTAGGGGTTTATGCCTATATTGATGAAAGTTAAGACAAATTATACGGCATGAATACTGAAAAAACTTGTCTCAACTGCTATGCTGTCATTAACCGCAGAGTTCGGTAATACTGTCATGGTTGTTGTCAAGCGAACACAGTGTTAATGCCCGTTTTTTGTTTTTGTTTGTTATAGTGTTGCAATTTATTCAGTGAAATTCATGACTCTAAAACAGAAACTTCAAGTGGTTTTGTTCAAACCTCAAGGCAGCATTGATTTAGAGGGTGGTATAGCTTTAAGTAATGAGATGCTTCAAGTGGTACCCCAACCTCATCAACTTTGGGTGATTGATTTAGCCGCAGTGGATTTTATGGATAGTTCTGGATTGGTCTCCCTAGTAAAAGTATTAACAGCTGCGCGCCAAAGTGGATGCCGCTTAGTTCTGTGTAATGTAAAAGCACCCGTGCGATTAGTGTTAGAACTTACTCAACTAGATTCAGTATTTGAAAGTTTTGATACCTATGAAGATGTTCTGTCTCTTGTCCACGATCGCAGACTGGCTCTAGCAAGTTGAATCTCCATTTCATCGGAAAATACATGGTGAGGTCAATTAATTTTATAAATTCTTAATAATTTCTCTGGTTACTATATCCTCACCATGATTAACCATCACAAACTAGTGCTCACACAAATTTATTTAAATTTTAACTATTCCAGAGAAAATCCCTAATTAAGCGTCGATAAAAAAACCTTAAGGGCAATTGCCCTTGGGGAATCTCAATAAACTTATATTTAAAAACTTGAAGCTTTGATTATAAAAAGTCAGGGAAAGCGCAGGGGCAAACAACTCAAAATTCAAAAGTCCATTTAACCTCCGACTTTTGACTTTTGATTCTTGACCCTTGACCCATGCTCAATAGCAAATCATTTATTGGCTATTAGTTACAGGCGAAATAGAAGTTTCTTCTGATGTTGGACGGGGAAAAGTTGGCAAATCAATGCCACTATGATTAGCATTACGGCTTTTTAGTGCTAATCGATAACTAACACTTTGTAATTCTGCTTGCAATTGCCGATTTTCGCGTTGGAGTATTGCTACTTTTTCTCTCACAGGAGCCATACGCTCCTCGAATTTGCGACGATAAATTTGGGGTAACTCTTGTACTACTTGCTCCAACATCCGACTGCGATCGGTCAATTCTTGCACATTTTGCCGTAACTGATAAATTTCGGTATCACGTGCCGTAATTTGCTCTTGGTAGAATGTCACCTGTTGTTCAATAGCTTGCAATTGTTCTTGCAAAGCCTGCAACTGCTTCGTATCTTGCTCTGGCTCTGGTGGCTTTGGGGGCATAAAGCTAGTATTGCCCTTCACCAGTCGGAAGAGTTCTTGCGATAGCTGTTGCACTAATTGATCGCGAAGCTGCAACTCTTGGCGCAGTTGCGATACTTCGGTAGAGAGAGCTTGGATATTGGATGTATCAGATTGGCTCACAGCGGCTTACAGCTCCCATTCAAAAAAATATGCGCTTTTAGGTAGAACTGCGGTCATACTTGCTCAAGCAAGTACTTGTTAATTTAGCATTACTAGCTAAGTTAGTCAGAAAAAAAAGCACATTTTTTTTGAGTTTTGTGTTACCCATTTTTAAGTGCTGAGAAGGTAAATCTCAGCACTTAACCTGCTTAAGCGCTTACAGCCACTTGAGCCGCTTTTTCCTCGTGAACATCCTGTTTAATAGTCAGGTAGCGAATTACTTCTTCGCTTAAGCGCATAGCCCTTTCTACAGGGGCGATCGCAGTTCCCGGGCCAGTATAGTTGAATTGAATGTAAATGCCATCCCGCTGCTTTTTAATTTCATAAGCTAGACGACGCTTGCCACGATTTTGAATTTGGATATCTTCTGCACCGTGTTCTTTGAGCAAGTTCTGATATTTAGTAATCGCTTGCTCTACTTGTTCGTCTCCTAAGTCAGGACGCAGGATGAACATTGTTTCATAAACTATGGACATGGTTTTTAGTCTCCTTATGGACAAAAAGGCTGCTACTGCTAATTTATACATGAACCTGCAGAAACAAGCTCAGTACTAATCAACATCTGAAGCAACAAGGAACTATAATCTTACCAGTTTTCAAATTGAATCTAGAGCCAAATTAGCCAAAGTTTTGAATCTCTTAGCTAACTAATGCTTGCTCTTGAGATCACAGCTTGTAATTGCATCCAAAAGGACATTAATCAAGGTTATGGCGCAACGCTATGTGCGAGTTCAAAATCAGGAAGGACAGATTTATTATGGGTTGTTACAACTCTCCCTAAATGTCCAGGTGCTAGACGCTCCGCCTTGGCTACAGGGACAACCTACGGATTTAATCTTGGAACCAGAAGAATATCAAATTCTGGCTCCTTGTGCTCCCTCAAAAATTGTTGCGGTGGGTAAGAATTATGCCGATCATGCTGCAGAAATGGGAACTCCTGTACCAAGTGAGCCACTCCTCTTTCTCAAGCCGCCCACATCAATTATTGCCTCTGAGACGGAAATCAAATATCCAGTGCTATCACAAAGAGTAGACTATGAAGGCGAATTGGCATTGATCATTGGCGATCGCACCAGTGAATGTACCCCAGAAGAGGCCCAAACTAAAATTTGGGGTTACACCATTGCCAATGATGTCACAGCCAGAGATTTGCAAAAAAAAGATGGACAATGGACGAGAGCCAAAGGTTTTGACACCTTTTGCCCCTTGGGCCCCTGGATTGTCCGAGAATTAAACCCAGGAGCGAGATTGCAGACTTTTTTAAACGACAATGTGAATCCAGTACAATCTAGCTGTATTGATCAAATGGTATTTCCACCAGATTTTTTAGTGTCTTATATCAGCCAAGTGATGACACTAATGCCCGGCGATGTAGTCCTTACAGGTACACCAGAGGGTGTGGGAGCTTTGCAACTAGGCGATCGCGTCCGTGTGGAAATTGAAGGCATTGGTCGCCTAGAAAACATCATTGTCTCTCGTTAATCGCTAACGTACTTGCATATAAACAGCATCCGAAACTGCGGGAATTTCTGCGTAGCGTCCCATCAAAGACTGGGCAACAGAATATACCACTGCTGCCACTAGACCAAGAAAGATTGTGCTAGCTACTGTTTGCACCGCAAAAGCTATCCCAGGGAGTGCAATCACCCGCAAAACTATACTGCCAAGAAACACAATAATGTCTAACAGAATTGCCTGCATAGTGTTGTAACGGATGAAATGATTTATTTTTTCATTTCTCACTACCAAAAAGAATAAGGCAAAGAAGACAATTAGTTGACCAAATTGTCCTAAACTACCATAAATGAGAACAACAGGCTGAAGAGGCACAAGTAGCACTTGCAGCGCCGGAAATTCTCTAAATAAAGACACATAACCAAACATTAGCCCATCAATTAAGGGCAGCAAATAAGGTAAGCAAGCAAAAATCCGGTCGGAAACCGTTGTAGACCCGCGCCAAGCCATTTTGCGTTCTCCTGTGCCAAAAAATCAACAGTTACTTGAGCCTAGGATAACGCAGTTACCTGCTCATGCTAGCAAATCTAATTATTCTATATTGGCAATGCGGAAACCCATCATACATTCATACTGTTCAGGCTGCTGTGCAGTGAGTTTGCTGACCTGGTGACCGCAACGCAGTTGACCTTGACTCCAACGGGGTTGACCACTCCTATCAGCTAATAAACAAGACTGGCAAACCTTCCCAGGAGCCAGGATTTGATCTTCCATTAAAATGACTAGCATCTCATCCCTCCTGTAAATCCTCACTGTGACCCAACATTTTACTGAGGAAAGGATCGGCCTTTCAGACGCTCAAGCCTTAGAATTACCAAATATTCCAGCTTTGCTCAGTCTAGACTGTGGGAAAAGTGGATTGTGATTCACATGGGCAATGAACGCCTAAAATTAACCTTTCAGGCTTTTCTGGGCAAAAATGTCAGCCAGAGCAACTCAAACACGATTGTCCAGTAGCCTCTAAATTTATTGTATGTTGTCTATATTTTGAGAGGGGCTTTTTTAGTTAAAAGTAATACAGGGGGTGGGGATTGGGTAATGGGTAATGGGTAATGGGAAAAAGCTGAAGAGTAGAGAACGAATAATCGATGCCCAATGCCCCATGCCCCATGCCCAATAATTTATTTTCAAAAGCCATTGAACTATAGCCTTTGAAATATGTAATCTTGACTGTGGACTGTTGCTAAAATGTGACACTCAGGCAAAATACACAGTTGGGCAAATCCCCTAAGGATAGCGGAAGTGACTAAGACAAACTCAGACATTCTTAACTCTAGCGATCCGGCGATCGCAGAGCTACTTAATCAAGAACTACAGCGTCAACGCGACCATTTAGAGTTGATTGCTAGTGAGAACTTTACCTCTGCAGCTGTACTAGCGGCTCAAGGTTCTGTACTAACAAATAAATATGCTGAAGGACTGCCTGGTAAACGCTACTATGGCGGTTGTGAATTTGTCGATAAAGTTGAGCAGCTAGCAATTGACCGTGCGAAAAAGCTTTTTGGTGCGGCTCATGCCAATGTTCAACCCCATTCCGGCGCACAAGCAAATTTTGCGGTGTTTTTAACACTGTTAGAACCAGGCGACACAATCATGGGCATGGATTTGTCTCATGGGGGACATCTGACCCACGGTTCACCCGTGAATGTGTCTGGTAAGTGGTTCAAAGTGAAGCACTACGGCGTTAGCCAGCAAACAGAACAACTCGACTATGACCAAATTCGTGAGCTGGCGCTGAGGGAGCGTCCTAAGCTACTAATTTGCGGTTATTCGGCTTATCCTCGCATTATTGATTTTGAAAGATTCCGCAGTATCGCCGATGAAGTTGGTGCTTACCTACTAGCTGATATTGCTCATATTGCTGGTTTAGTCGCCACTGGTCTGCATCCTAACCCAATTCCTCACTGCCATGTAGTGACTACAACCACCCATAAAACTCTACGCGGCCCTCGCGGTGGTTTGATTTTAACAGGCGACGCAGAATTGGGTAAAAAGCTGGATAAATCAGTTTTCCCCGGAACTCAAGGCGGGCCTTTAGAACATGTAATTGCGGCGAAAGCTGTGGCTTTTGGCGAAGCACTCAAGCCAGAATTTCAAACCTATTCTGCCCAAGTGATTGAGAATGCCCGTGCTTTGGCAAGTCAACTACAAAATCGTGGGTTAAAGATAGTATCCGATGGTACAGATAACCATCTCATGTTAGTAGATTTACGGTCTATTGGTATGACAGGTAAGCAAGCGGATCAGTTAGTGAGTGGTGTAAATATTACCGCTAACAAAAACACAGTTCCCTTCGATCCGCAATCACCATTTGTCACCAGTGGTCTGAGATTAGGTTCACCAGCCATGACCACCAGGGGCTTAGGTGTGGCAGAATTTACCGAGATAGGTAATATTATTGCCGATCGCCTATTATCTCCAGAATCAGAGGAAGTTGCAGCTGATTGTCGGCGCAGGGTAGCAGCATTATGCGATCGCTTCCCCCTCTACTCTCATCTAGAGATTCCTGTACCAGCTTTGGCATAGGGCATAGCGCATGGGGCATGGGGCATAGGGCATCGAGAATTTGTGATTTATTCTCCTCTCATCCTCCTCATCCCCATTACCAATTACCGATTACCCATTACCAATTCCTCAATCCCTAGACAATTTACTTATTGAAAATTACAGATGCCTCCTGAGATTTATCATCTGATTTCCTTCCTAGTTGCGGCTGTAGTCGTTCTTTGGACAACACCAGATATTAGGAAAATAGGTATAAAAAGTGGACGTGTAGATCAACCTGGTGAGCGAAAAGTTCATCAGCGCCCGATGGTACGCTTGGGAGGAGTTTCTATTTTCGCAGGGACTATTACCTCTCTACTCATTGTCTGGTGGTTAGGTGGATTTGGCAGCCTACCACCAGACAAAGAATGGCAAATTTGGGGTGTAACTTTAGGTGGTCTCGGCTTTTTCCTGATTGGGTTAGCTGACGATTTGCTGAACTTGTCACCCTTGTCGCGTCTGCTGATGCAAGTAATTGTGGCATCTGGTGCGTGGAAAGCAGGGGTAAGTATAGATTTCGTAACTATTCCCACAATGGGGATTGTCAATCTAGACTGGCTGAGTTTACCAATTACAGTGATTTGGCTAGTGGGTATGGTCAATGCCATTAATTGGATTGACGGTTTAGATGGATTAGCTGCGGGAGTCAGTGGAATTGCGGCTGTGGTGATGCTAGTTGTAGCACTATTTATGCACCAACCAGCCGCCGCCCTCATTGCCGCCGCCCTTGCAGGTGCAGCACTAGGATTTCTCCGCTACAATTTCAACCCCGCTCAAATCTTTATGGGAGATGGCGGGGCTTATTTTATGGGATTCACCCTAGCTTCTGTAGGTGTAATTGGTCTGGTCAAAATTCCTGCTTTCACAGCCGTATTATTGCCTTACTTGATTCTTGCTGTGCCGATTGTCGATATGTCAGCAGTAATTTTAGCGCGGCTAAGACGCGGTAAATCTCCGTTTACAGCCGATAAAAGCCATCTACACCATCGATTACTTAAAGCAGGTTTATCTCATCGCTGGACGGTTTTATTTATTTATTCTCTAACCCTATGGGTGGGCAGTTTAGCATTAGCTATTGCGGGGATACCCAGTGGTATTGCTTACGCCTGTGCTGGTACTTCGTTGCTGAGTTTTGCAGTTTGGCGAGTTTGGAAAATATCTCGATAAAATCAGGTATTTTAAATGTGTTAATTAAGTTTTTAGTAAGGAATTTAATTTTTACCTTGAAGCGTTAAAGCCCTGACTGAAAAAATATCAATAAACACTAACTAAATATTTACGAATAATCTAAATCTAAAATCCTATGAGTGCAGAAATTATTTGTGTTGGTACAGAAATGTTGCTGGGAGATATTCTCAACAGCAATGCCCAATTTCTAGCGAAACAATTAGCTCAACTAGGTATTCCCCATTATTATCAAACAGTAGTAGGAGATAACCCAGAACGGCTAAAACAAGTTATAGAAATTGCGATTTCTAGAGCGCAAATTTTGATTTTTACAGGTGGTCTTGGCCCCACACCAGATGACCTCACCTGTGAAACCATTGCTGATTTTTTTGGCGTTCCCTTGGTAGAACGTCCTGAAATCATTGAAGATATGGCTGAGAAATTTGCCCAGCGCGGTCGGGTGATGACTCCTAGTAACCGCAAACAAGCTTTGATTCCTGAAGGTGCAGACATTTTACCGAATCCTACGGGAACAGCACCAGGTATTATTTGGCAACCCCGACCCAATGTCACTATTTTGACTTTTCCTGGTGTACCCTCCGAAATGTATCGGATGTGGGAAGAAACCGCAGTACCCTATCTCAAAAGCCAAGGCTGGAGCAAAGAAATTATTTACAGCCGGAGTTTGAGGTTCTGGGGAATTGGTGAATCTGCTTTAGCGGAAAAAGTCCCTTCCTATTTTAATTTGCTGAACCCGACAGTTGCCCCTTATGCAGGTAACGGAGAAGTGCGGTTAAGAATTTCTGCTAAAGCCCCTTCTGAAGCAGCAGCAGAGGATTTAATCGTCCCGGTTGAGAAACAAATTAAAGAAATTGCTGGCTTAGATTTTTACGGTGTTGATCATGAAACTCTAGCTTCAGTAGTTGGTAAGTTGTTGCTACAGTCAGGTGAAACCTTATCGGTGGCAGAATCCTGCACAGGTGGCGGACTGGGGCAAATGCTGACGGAAATTTCTGGTAGTTCAGAATACTTTTGGGGTGGGGTAATTTCTTATGACAACTCTGTGAAAGTAGGACTACTGGGAGTTAACCCAGATGATTTAGCTAAAATGGGTGCTGTTAGTGCTACTGTTGCAGAGCAAATGGCAGTTGGGGTAAAAACTCGCCTTTCTACTACTTGGGGATTGAGTATCACTGGTATTGCAGGCCCTACTGGCGGGACAGATAACAAGCCTGTGGGTTTGGTTTACGTAGGTTTAGCAGGGCCTAAAGATGAAGTAGCTAGTTTTGAATATCGATTTGGACAAACGCGGACTCGTCCTTTTATTCGCCATGTCAGTGCTTGTACAGCGTTGGATGTACTGCGACGTAAGTTATTGACGAGGGAGTAGTAATAGTATTTCTGTATATTGATTTACTCTTGCTCAATAATAAATTTCATTGATAATTGCGGCAAACTCCATCTCTTTATAGATGGAGTGATTAATAAATCAGGCAGAAATAAGGAAAATTTAGTTTAACAGCTATTTTCTCTCAAATAATGCTATTAAAGGGTTATGAGATATTAAATATTGATTGAGATTATCGAGGGCTATTTGTTGATAAGAAACATGAGCATCAATGAATAAACCAATTGTTTCTGCTATCAAATTTCGCAGTTGCTCTTCAGGTTGAGTTGCTGGAAAATCTAACAAAGGTATAGCAGTGCTGGAATCAAAGGGATAGGCAATAGAAAAATGGTTGGCACCCTCTAAAAGAAGTAAATAATTATCTCCTCTATGACTAGAGATTGCTTCTTTGAAAGTTCTAACTATTGGAGTTGTTGGATCTTCCCAATTAACTCCATAACGATGGCTGCTTTGAAAAATTACGCCATCACAAGTGCCGCCAATTAACATTAGTGGTACAGCATTAGGCAAGGGTAAGATTGTGCCGGATGGATATCCTATCTGTACACCTGCTGCGGTATGAGCACCATAGGCAAAAGCCGCTACCACTTGGGGAAAAAACTGTGGATTTGCACTTTCGATTGCAACTCTACCCCCAGCAGAATGACCTCCTAAAATAATATGCTGTAAATCAAGTAATCCAGCTAGGACACCCTCTGATTGTAAACGCTCTAATTCGGCTAGTAATGTTGATAAAGCTGAGGCTGTTGGCCCTGAACCATAGGTGTTTGGAGTCAACATTTTAATATCAACACCTGGGGTTAAAGACACCATTCCCGGTAAATTTTGGGCAACCCATGAAAATGTCACAACTACAAGCCCACGTTCCGCCAATTTAACAGCAAGCCATTGATACATTTCAGGGACACAGTTGATGCCGTTAAAAAAAATCACTACTTTAAAGGGAGCCAGTTGAGAATCAGCAGGAACAATATCCATATCTTGTTCCTGATTACTACCTGACATTTGACCTGGATAGAAAACTTTCAAGTGAATGGTGTCATATGGGGGGAAAGCATCTTCAACTTTGGTAGCGTGGAAAAATGCTCGAACGCTCATACCCTAAAAATTTGAGTTATTTCGGTTTAGTTAATTTTAGCGAAATATGATCTCATGGTTTTTTAGCTTGAATTACTTGTAAACTTCCACCTGCATATAAAGTTGTTTTACTAACTTCAAAGCCAATTTCTGTTAACAATTTTGGTAAATCTGTCTTGATTAATTGCCAGGCTGTTTCTGTCTCAAACAATAGCAAAAACAGTGATACCCCAGGCCAAAATATGGGATTGGTGGGAGCGTGAAAATCTACCAATGTAAACACACCCCCTGGTTTCAAAACTCGATAAACCTCACTAATAATTTGTCGCAATTGCTGAGGTTCCATTTCGTG contains the following coding sequences:
- a CDS encoding DedA family protein codes for the protein MSLELISLENIQEFAHHYGYWAIFLGILLENLGIPLPGETLTLVGGFLAGSNELNYWFVLGNAVAGAVLGGTCGYWIGRLGGWSFLLQMGKIFRISEEKLLNIKAQFSENAGKAVFFGRFFALLRIFAAPLAGIADMSFGKFFVYNLAGASAWAGVMVTLAFFAGKVVSLEQLVSWVSHFAIAALLILVALIVIPLWLESRQVKRAAGE
- a CDS encoding STAS domain-containing protein, encoding MTLKQKLQVVLFKPQGSIDLEGGIALSNEMLQVVPQPHQLWVIDLAAVDFMDSSGLVSLVKVLTAARQSGCRLVLCNVKAPVRLVLELTQLDSVFESFDTYEDVLSLVHDRRLALAS
- a CDS encoding Npun_F5560 family protein; the protein is MSQSDTSNIQALSTEVSQLRQELQLRDQLVQQLSQELFRLVKGNTSFMPPKPPEPEQDTKQLQALQEQLQAIEQQVTFYQEQITARDTEIYQLRQNVQELTDRSRMLEQVVQELPQIYRRKFEERMAPVREKVAILQRENRQLQAELQSVSYRLALKSRNANHSGIDLPTFPRPTSEETSISPVTNSQ
- the rpsF gene encoding 30S ribosomal protein S6: MSIVYETMFILRPDLGDEQVEQAITKYQNLLKEHGAEDIQIQNRGKRRLAYEIKKQRDGIYIQFNYTGPGTAIAPVERAMRLSEEVIRYLTIKQDVHEEKAAQVAVSA
- a CDS encoding fumarylacetoacetate hydrolase family protein translates to MAQRYVRVQNQEGQIYYGLLQLSLNVQVLDAPPWLQGQPTDLILEPEEYQILAPCAPSKIVAVGKNYADHAAEMGTPVPSEPLLFLKPPTSIIASETEIKYPVLSQRVDYEGELALIIGDRTSECTPEEAQTKIWGYTIANDVTARDLQKKDGQWTRAKGFDTFCPLGPWIVRELNPGARLQTFLNDNVNPVQSSCIDQMVFPPDFLVSYISQVMTLMPGDVVLTGTPEGVGALQLGDRVRVEIEGIGRLENIIVSR
- a CDS encoding Tic20 family protein, which codes for MAWRGSTTVSDRIFACLPYLLPLIDGLMFGYVSLFREFPALQVLLVPLQPVVLIYGSLGQFGQLIVFFALFFLVVRNEKINHFIRYNTMQAILLDIIVFLGSIVLRVIALPGIAFAVQTVASTIFLGLVAAVVYSVAQSLMGRYAEIPAVSDAVYMQVR
- the glyA gene encoding serine hydroxymethyltransferase, encoding MTKTNSDILNSSDPAIAELLNQELQRQRDHLELIASENFTSAAVLAAQGSVLTNKYAEGLPGKRYYGGCEFVDKVEQLAIDRAKKLFGAAHANVQPHSGAQANFAVFLTLLEPGDTIMGMDLSHGGHLTHGSPVNVSGKWFKVKHYGVSQQTEQLDYDQIRELALRERPKLLICGYSAYPRIIDFERFRSIADEVGAYLLADIAHIAGLVATGLHPNPIPHCHVVTTTTHKTLRGPRGGLILTGDAELGKKLDKSVFPGTQGGPLEHVIAAKAVAFGEALKPEFQTYSAQVIENARALASQLQNRGLKIVSDGTDNHLMLVDLRSIGMTGKQADQLVSGVNITANKNTVPFDPQSPFVTSGLRLGSPAMTTRGLGVAEFTEIGNIIADRLLSPESEEVAADCRRRVAALCDRFPLYSHLEIPVPALA
- a CDS encoding glycosyltransferase family 4 protein, with product MPPEIYHLISFLVAAVVVLWTTPDIRKIGIKSGRVDQPGERKVHQRPMVRLGGVSIFAGTITSLLIVWWLGGFGSLPPDKEWQIWGVTLGGLGFFLIGLADDLLNLSPLSRLLMQVIVASGAWKAGVSIDFVTIPTMGIVNLDWLSLPITVIWLVGMVNAINWIDGLDGLAAGVSGIAAVVMLVVALFMHQPAAALIAAALAGAALGFLRYNFNPAQIFMGDGGAYFMGFTLASVGVIGLVKIPAFTAVLLPYLILAVPIVDMSAVILARLRRGKSPFTADKSHLHHRLLKAGLSHRWTVLFIYSLTLWVGSLALAIAGIPSGIAYACAGTSLLSFAVWRVWKISR
- a CDS encoding competence/damage-inducible protein A, whose protein sequence is MSAEIICVGTEMLLGDILNSNAQFLAKQLAQLGIPHYYQTVVGDNPERLKQVIEIAISRAQILIFTGGLGPTPDDLTCETIADFFGVPLVERPEIIEDMAEKFAQRGRVMTPSNRKQALIPEGADILPNPTGTAPGIIWQPRPNVTILTFPGVPSEMYRMWEETAVPYLKSQGWSKEIIYSRSLRFWGIGESALAEKVPSYFNLLNPTVAPYAGNGEVRLRISAKAPSEAAAEDLIVPVEKQIKEIAGLDFYGVDHETLASVVGKLLLQSGETLSVAESCTGGGLGQMLTEISGSSEYFWGGVISYDNSVKVGLLGVNPDDLAKMGAVSATVAEQMAVGVKTRLSTTWGLSITGIAGPTGGTDNKPVGLVYVGLAGPKDEVASFEYRFGQTRTRPFIRHVSACTALDVLRRKLLTRE
- a CDS encoding alpha/beta hydrolase family protein, with product MSVRAFFHATKVEDAFPPYDTIHLKVFYPGQMSGSNQEQDMDIVPADSQLAPFKVVIFFNGINCVPEMYQWLAVKLAERGLVVVTFSWVAQNLPGMVSLTPGVDIKMLTPNTYGSGPTASALSTLLAELERLQSEGVLAGLLDLQHIILGGHSAGGRVAIESANPQFFPQVVAAFAYGAHTAAGVQIGYPSGTILPLPNAVPLMLIGGTCDGVIFQSSHRYGVNWEDPTTPIVRTFKEAISSHRGDNYLLLLEGANHFSIAYPFDSSTAIPLLDFPATQPEEQLRNLIAETIGLFIDAHVSYQQIALDNLNQYLISHNPLIALFERK